In Mongoliitalea daihaiensis, one DNA window encodes the following:
- a CDS encoding MFS transporter has product MSTTARTVPMGQKIAFGMGMLANQMFPASLGIFMVVLVQNLGFPGWMWGVVYFLPRVLDAVTDPIMGFISDNTKSVWGRRRQYVFLGAIIMGVAFTGMWQLYGENSVSYNFTYFLLGSFGFYIGLTIFSVPYVAMGYEMSEDFHERTQIMAIAQWIGQWAWVIAPWFWVIMYDPSWFPSPEAATRQLSIWVAVIFSVCAMIPAIFIPSKSTKNENFSPLTFNAIGDSVAQIIKGFKEAFASRPFRKLCISTFFIFNAFNTVAGFVFFIVVWHLFNGDAGAAGYWTPIFGSVGALVTTFIVIPIVAAMSRKIGKKNAFMVSQGIALIGYASLWFLFVPGKPWMFIFSLPFHSFGIGSLFVLMMSMTADVIDLDELNYGVRREGVFGAIYWYMVKFGFAIAGGLSGVILTVVGFDGNAAVQPEGAVDGLRIFFSGLPMLGTLAAMYLMHDYDVDEERANQIRAELNARKTGKTEVTIPLYQSQTSLVVAQREALKTDIDLTAHSPAEVKSLFNGILGSGLHGICFSPYLEGQQIGDPLSEEQIYRRMEIIAPHTEWIRSFSCTGGNELIPKAARKFGLKTMTGAWVDANKEMNLREINSLVALAKEGLVDIAVIGNEVLMRGDLTLAELIAYIHQVKKEIPHVPVAYVDTYNQFLSHPQLMEACDVILVNCYPFWEGIHISNASSHLSNMYELVKNASNGKKVIITETGWPDKGTALHAAEPSAENAVHYFINAQRWAKESQVELFYFSSFDESWKVRQEGDVGQSWGLWNKHEQLKY; this is encoded by the coding sequence ATGTCAACAACCGCTCGTACAGTCCCTATGGGGCAAAAGATTGCCTTCGGGATGGGCATGCTTGCCAACCAAATGTTTCCCGCTTCACTAGGAATATTTATGGTCGTGCTGGTACAAAATCTGGGATTCCCCGGATGGATGTGGGGGGTAGTCTATTTCCTCCCACGGGTACTTGACGCTGTAACTGACCCTATCATGGGCTTCATCTCTGACAACACAAAGTCCGTTTGGGGTAGAAGGCGTCAATATGTATTTCTTGGAGCCATCATCATGGGAGTTGCTTTCACAGGAATGTGGCAACTATACGGAGAAAATAGTGTAAGCTATAATTTCACCTATTTCTTACTAGGTTCATTCGGCTTTTACATAGGCTTGACCATTTTCAGTGTGCCATATGTCGCTATGGGCTACGAGATGAGTGAAGACTTCCATGAGCGCACTCAGATCATGGCGATTGCCCAATGGATAGGACAATGGGCATGGGTAATCGCCCCCTGGTTTTGGGTGATCATGTACGATCCTAGCTGGTTTCCAAGTCCAGAAGCCGCTACCCGTCAATTATCCATTTGGGTAGCTGTAATCTTTTCTGTTTGCGCGATGATTCCAGCGATATTCATCCCGAGTAAATCAACGAAAAACGAGAATTTCTCACCCCTTACATTTAATGCCATAGGTGATAGTGTTGCACAGATCATCAAAGGTTTCAAGGAAGCTTTTGCTTCGAGACCATTCCGAAAACTTTGTATTTCCACCTTCTTTATCTTCAATGCATTCAATACCGTAGCAGGTTTTGTATTTTTCATTGTCGTATGGCATTTATTTAATGGAGATGCCGGTGCAGCTGGCTATTGGACTCCGATTTTTGGCAGTGTAGGCGCATTGGTGACCACCTTTATTGTGATCCCGATTGTAGCAGCTATGTCCAGAAAAATCGGAAAGAAAAACGCTTTCATGGTATCTCAGGGAATTGCCTTGATAGGCTATGCTTCTTTATGGTTTCTTTTTGTACCCGGAAAACCTTGGATGTTTATTTTCTCCCTACCATTCCACTCCTTCGGTATCGGAAGCCTTTTTGTGCTGATGATGTCCATGACTGCGGATGTCATTGACTTGGACGAATTGAATTACGGAGTGCGAAGAGAAGGCGTGTTTGGTGCAATCTATTGGTACATGGTGAAGTTTGGTTTCGCCATTGCTGGTGGCTTGAGCGGGGTGATTTTGACAGTGGTAGGATTTGATGGCAATGCAGCTGTTCAGCCAGAAGGGGCTGTGGATGGCTTACGGATCTTCTTCTCTGGATTACCCATGCTTGGAACGTTGGCAGCCATGTACCTTATGCATGATTACGATGTAGATGAGGAGCGGGCCAATCAGATCCGTGCGGAATTGAATGCCAGAAAAACAGGAAAAACTGAAGTAACCATCCCACTTTACCAATCCCAAACATCCTTGGTAGTCGCACAACGGGAAGCCTTGAAAACAGATATAGACCTAACTGCACATTCACCTGCGGAAGTGAAAAGCCTTTTCAATGGAATCTTAGGAAGTGGTCTCCATGGTATCTGTTTCAGCCCATACTTAGAAGGACAACAAATTGGCGACCCATTGAGCGAAGAACAGATTTACCGAAGAATGGAAATCATCGCTCCACATACGGAGTGGATACGTTCTTTTTCTTGCACCGGTGGCAACGAACTGATTCCTAAAGCTGCTCGAAAGTTTGGTTTAAAAACCATGACTGGAGCTTGGGTTGATGCGAATAAGGAGATGAATCTACGGGAAATCAACTCTTTGGTGGCACTCGCTAAAGAAGGCTTGGTGGATATTGCTGTGATTGGCAATGAAGTACTGATGAGAGGTGACCTGACCTTAGCAGAACTCATAGCCTATATCCATCAGGTGAAAAAGGAAATCCCCCATGTACCAGTCGCTTATGTAGATACCTACAATCAATTCCTTTCCCATCCTCAACTCATGGAGGCCTGCGATGTGATTTTGGTTAACTGTTATCCGTTTTGGGAAGGAATTCATATTTCCAATGCGAGTAGCCATTTAAGCAATATGTATGAATTGGTAAAAAATGCATCCAACGGAAAGAAAGTGATCATCACCGAAACAGGCTGGCCGGATAAAGGCACAGCCCTGCACGCAGCCGAACCATCGGCAGAAAATGCTGTACACTACTTTATCAATGCCCAGCGTTGGGCTAAGGAATCCCAGGTGGAACTCTTCTACTTCTCCTCTTTCGATGAATCATGGAAGGTAAGACAGGAAGGAGATGTAGGCCAATCTTGGGGTTTATGGAATAAACACGAACAACTAAAATATTGA
- a CDS encoding CynX/NimT family MFS transporter — MEIKKLAQSNGFLFFGILLVAFNLRPSITAVGPLIPMIREDLGLSNGWAGFLTTLPLLTFATFSLFSAAIGKRLGNSQAIFWALVLILAGTILRVQGGSWLLFVGTGITGVGIVICNVLLIPLIKNRLPHKIGVATASYTTGMTLFAAIASGISAPLALDFDWGWRGSLLFWAVLLLIGILVWAPQAAVKVQGKQQQSDIPKVNVWKSRLAWQVSLFMGVQSLLFFTIVAWLPDMMIDRGLSPVQAGVLISVMQLVGLLGSFLAPIIAVKFKDQVGMVLVLGGMYVIGFMTLFSGSLWINYAGLTLVGIGLGSSISLAYTLIGLRTDAEQTTASLSGMSQSTGYYLAALGPLLFGIAFDIWQDWNLLIYLLLVCSLLFTYFGWKSGVAKKI; from the coding sequence GTGGAAATAAAAAAGTTGGCCCAGAGTAATGGGTTTTTGTTTTTTGGGATTTTGTTGGTTGCTTTTAATTTGCGGCCTTCGATCACGGCTGTAGGTCCTTTGATTCCAATGATTCGGGAGGATTTGGGTTTGAGCAATGGCTGGGCTGGTTTTCTGACCACTTTACCTTTGTTGACATTTGCTACCTTTTCCTTGTTTTCGGCAGCTATAGGTAAGCGCTTGGGGAATTCACAGGCTATTTTTTGGGCCTTGGTCCTCATTTTGGCAGGTACAATTCTACGTGTTCAGGGAGGTTCTTGGCTCCTGTTTGTAGGAACTGGCATCACAGGGGTAGGGATTGTCATTTGTAATGTGCTACTGATACCATTAATTAAAAACCGCTTGCCCCACAAAATCGGTGTTGCCACGGCCTCCTATACTACTGGGATGACTTTATTTGCGGCGATTGCATCGGGGATTTCGGCTCCTTTGGCGTTGGACTTCGATTGGGGCTGGCGAGGTTCTTTGTTGTTTTGGGCTGTGTTACTGCTTATCGGAATTTTGGTTTGGGCTCCTCAGGCAGCTGTGAAGGTTCAGGGAAAGCAACAACAATCAGACATTCCCAAAGTCAATGTATGGAAATCTCGTTTGGCTTGGCAAGTGAGTTTGTTTATGGGTGTGCAATCTTTGTTGTTTTTCACCATTGTTGCCTGGTTGCCGGATATGATGATTGATCGGGGATTGAGTCCTGTGCAGGCGGGGGTATTGATTTCGGTGATGCAGTTAGTGGGGTTGTTGGGTTCGTTTTTAGCACCAATTATCGCTGTTAAATTCAAAGATCAGGTGGGGATGGTGTTGGTATTAGGAGGGATGTATGTGATTGGATTCATGACCTTGTTTAGTGGAAGTCTTTGGATCAATTACGCTGGGCTTACTTTGGTAGGAATTGGCTTAGGCTCCAGTATTTCGTTAGCTTATACCTTGATTGGTCTGAGAACTGATGCCGAACAAACCACTGCCTCTCTTTCAGGCATGTCTCAATCGACGGGATATTATCTCGCCGCATTGGGTCCTTTACTATTTGGGATTGCTTTTGATATCTGGCAGGATTGGAATTTGTTGATTTATTTGCTGCTAGTTTGTAGCTTATTGTTTACCTATTTTGGGTGGAAATCTGGGGTAGCGAAAAAAATTTAG
- the hpf gene encoding ribosome hibernation-promoting factor, HPF/YfiA family — translation MKLQMHSIHFDADQKLIDFIQKKADKLDTFYDRIVDGEVFMRLDKNEKNENKIVEIKLNVPGKILFAKQQADSFEAATDEAVEALRRQLKKFKEKVVLAHQ, via the coding sequence ATGAAACTTCAAATGCATTCCATCCATTTCGACGCAGACCAAAAGCTGATCGACTTTATCCAGAAAAAAGCGGATAAATTGGATACGTTTTACGACCGCATTGTCGATGGTGAAGTTTTTATGAGACTTGACAAAAACGAAAAGAATGAAAATAAAATTGTAGAAATCAAACTCAATGTGCCCGGCAAAATTCTCTTTGCCAAGCAACAAGCGGACTCCTTCGAAGCTGCTACGGATGAGGCCGTCGAAGCACTCCGGAGACAATTGAAGAAGTTTAAAGAAAAAGTGGTCCTAGCCCACCAATAA
- a CDS encoding glycoside hydrolase family 3 protein, with product MAVEEKIEALLAQMTLDEKIGQMTQVRHFDDVSVEDIQTKFIGSVIHTQGPLPGVDAAAWQDKFNAFQRQALSTRLGIPLIFGVDAVHGQNTYEGATIFPHNIGLGAANNAELVEKAATITAIESKATGFNWVFSPCVAIPFNEKWGRVYEAFSESTDITTQLTKASVKGHQGPNGNSGVMATAKHFIGDGSTDYGVEGGNTTLSEEEVMKRLLPPYQGAIEAGIASIMASFNTLHEVPMHAHKELLTGLLKETLGFQGILVSDWKAYSRFGQNAIINAGVDVVMAVDGDLDMFQEGVKKGVLEGEIPEERIDDAVRRILRQKFRFGVFDNPFPDKSLIQKIGIPEHRAVAKQAVRESLVLLKNENNILPLKKSSKIVVVGAFAHNSGLQSGGWTVNWQGTEENYAGATTILEGIQRLAGQEVIYDMDGSATVEDADVAIVVVGEKPYAEFFGDIGGEMNLFQLTLTEDHQQYIQTYAAKGIPTVVVMISGRPLVVTDQINLSDAFVAAWLPGSEGDGIAEVLFGQFDFKGKLPHSWPKSIADFDGKYGPNYWDTSITPLFPIGFGLTYR from the coding sequence ATGGCAGTAGAAGAAAAAATAGAAGCCTTGCTTGCCCAAATGACTCTGGATGAAAAAATCGGTCAGATGACTCAAGTGCGTCATTTTGATGATGTCAGTGTAGAAGATATACAAACAAAGTTTATCGGCTCGGTAATTCATACGCAAGGACCACTTCCCGGAGTAGATGCAGCTGCTTGGCAGGATAAATTCAATGCGTTTCAAAGACAGGCATTATCCACCCGTTTGGGGATTCCCTTGATATTTGGAGTAGATGCTGTGCATGGACAAAACACGTATGAAGGAGCTACTATTTTCCCCCACAATATTGGTTTGGGAGCTGCAAATAACGCAGAGCTAGTCGAAAAAGCCGCCACTATCACCGCAATCGAATCCAAAGCAACTGGTTTTAATTGGGTATTTTCTCCATGCGTAGCCATTCCATTCAATGAAAAATGGGGACGTGTGTATGAGGCATTTTCTGAAAGTACGGATATCACCACCCAACTCACCAAAGCATCCGTGAAAGGTCACCAAGGACCCAATGGAAATTCGGGTGTAATGGCTACAGCCAAGCATTTCATAGGTGATGGTTCCACGGATTATGGCGTGGAAGGCGGAAATACAACGTTAAGTGAGGAAGAAGTCATGAAAAGACTGCTACCCCCCTACCAAGGAGCGATTGAAGCTGGTATTGCCTCCATCATGGCATCATTCAATACCTTGCACGAAGTCCCCATGCATGCGCATAAAGAATTGCTCACAGGATTGTTGAAAGAGACACTTGGCTTCCAAGGAATTTTGGTTTCTGACTGGAAAGCCTATTCCCGCTTTGGACAAAATGCCATCATCAATGCAGGAGTCGATGTGGTTATGGCTGTGGATGGGGATTTGGACATGTTTCAGGAAGGCGTGAAAAAGGGTGTGTTGGAGGGAGAAATACCCGAGGAGCGCATCGATGATGCAGTCCGAAGAATTCTCCGACAAAAATTTAGATTCGGCGTTTTTGACAACCCCTTCCCAGACAAAAGTTTAATACAGAAAATCGGAATTCCAGAACACCGGGCTGTGGCCAAGCAAGCCGTTAGAGAATCTTTGGTGTTATTGAAAAATGAAAACAATATCCTCCCACTCAAAAAATCATCAAAAATTGTGGTAGTGGGAGCGTTTGCCCATAATTCCGGCCTTCAATCAGGAGGTTGGACGGTAAACTGGCAGGGAACAGAAGAAAACTATGCGGGGGCTACAACTATTTTGGAGGGAATACAACGGTTAGCTGGACAAGAAGTCATTTACGATATGGATGGTTCAGCAACTGTGGAAGATGCAGATGTGGCAATCGTTGTCGTGGGAGAAAAACCTTATGCAGAGTTTTTCGGAGATATTGGAGGAGAAATGAATTTGTTCCAACTTACATTGACAGAAGATCATCAGCAATACATCCAAACATATGCCGCCAAAGGAATTCCAACGGTAGTCGTGATGATTTCGGGGAGACCATTGGTAGTTACGGATCAAATCAATCTAAGCGATGCATTTGTAGCAGCTTGGTTGCCAGGTTCGGAAGGCGATGGAATTGCGGAAGTACTCTTTGGGCAATTTGACTTCAAAGGAAAACTTCCTCATTCTTGGCCCAAATCAATAGCGGATTTCGATGGGAAATATGGTCCAAATTATTGGGACACATCCATCACGCCTCTTTTCCCCATTGGTTTTGGATTAACTTATCGGTAA
- a CDS encoding tyrosine-type recombinase/integrase → MVESFINYLEYEKRASAHTVLAYRKDLEQFAEFCKTSFEKEDISLAEHAEIRAWVIDLVDTKLSPTSINRKIATLRSFYKFLLRSGEISKDPTYKIKALKTPKRLPEFVQEEAIDKILEEINYPIDFEGQRDRMVMDFLYLTGVRLSELTQLQWKDIDLAQQQVKVFGKRKKERIIPIISRLQENIISYKKVFEETFPNTKESDYFIVTKEKEQAYPMMIYRIVRHYLDLFAQTTKRSPHLLRHTFATHLLNKGADLNAVKDLLGHANLAATQVYTHNSMEKLKAVYNQAHPKA, encoded by the coding sequence ATGGTAGAATCATTTATCAATTACTTGGAATACGAAAAGCGGGCGAGTGCGCATACGGTTTTAGCTTATCGTAAGGATTTGGAGCAGTTTGCGGAGTTTTGTAAGACATCCTTTGAAAAGGAGGATATCAGCTTGGCCGAACATGCCGAAATCCGAGCTTGGGTGATTGATTTAGTGGATACCAAGTTGAGTCCAACATCTATCAATAGAAAAATAGCCACCCTCCGCTCATTTTATAAGTTTCTCCTCCGCTCAGGTGAAATCTCCAAAGACCCAACCTATAAAATCAAAGCGCTGAAAACGCCCAAGCGACTACCTGAATTTGTCCAAGAGGAGGCCATCGATAAAATCCTAGAAGAAATCAATTACCCTATCGACTTTGAGGGACAGCGAGACCGCATGGTCATGGATTTTTTGTATTTGACAGGAGTACGTCTTTCAGAACTTACTCAGCTCCAATGGAAAGATATAGACCTAGCCCAGCAGCAAGTCAAGGTATTCGGAAAACGCAAAAAAGAAAGAATAATTCCCATCATTTCGAGGCTTCAGGAAAATATAATTTCATACAAAAAAGTATTTGAAGAAACATTTCCGAATACAAAAGAAAGTGACTATTTTATCGTTACTAAAGAGAAGGAGCAAGCATACCCTATGATGATATATCGAATTGTCAGACATTATTTAGATCTCTTTGCTCAAACGACCAAGCGAAGTCCGCATTTGTTGAGACATACCTTTGCCACCCACTTGCTTAACAAAGGGGCAGATCTCAATGCAGTAAAAGACCTTTTGGGACATGCCAACCTCGCCGCGACGCAAGTGTATACGCATAATTCTATGGAAAAACTCAAGGCTGTGTATAACCAAGCACATCCGAAAGCTTAA
- a CDS encoding DUF433 domain-containing protein yields MNWKERIVSDKNVLMGKPIIKGTRISIEFILDRLANGWSEEMILQSYPLLTKEDLLAVYSYLNDLVKDGLVYEIRAKAL; encoded by the coding sequence ATGAATTGGAAAGAACGGATTGTTTCTGACAAAAATGTGCTAATGGGCAAACCTATTATCAAAGGTACGCGCATTTCAATCGAGTTTATTTTGGATAGACTAGCTAATGGCTGGTCAGAAGAAATGATTTTACAATCTTACCCTTTATTGACAAAAGAAGATCTACTTGCTGTTTATTCTTATTTGAATGACCTTGTGAAGGATGGGCTGGTCTATGAAATCAGAGCGAAAGCTTTATGA
- a CDS encoding glycosyl hydrolase family 17 protein, which translates to MKSNFIKSLCIWVSLAAGFSCSSNQSTEQSDKSIKEVTAQDILGNPAYRAISYEGYREKSREIQPTVAQLKEDVRILHAMGIRLLRTYNVQFAHASNLLKAISEIKAEDPSFEMYLMLGAWIDCKNAWTGMEPDHNIESEQNEEEINRAVALVNQYPDIVKILAIGNEAMVKWATSYYVQPDVILKWVKHTQALKAEGKLPKDLWITSSDDFSSWGGGGPEYHIEDLNELIRSVDFISMHTYPYHNSHYNPDFWRVPVEDSKLTEIEKVDRAMIRSIEFAKAQYDSVTNYMKSIGVNKPVHIGETGWASTSDGLYGPEGSRATDEYKQAKFHQLMREWTDAAGISCFYFEGFNEPWKDATNPIGSENHFGLFTEKGEAKYALWDLVDQGVFDGLTRDGNPIIKTFGGDKEKILQTVMAPPAK; encoded by the coding sequence ATGAAATCTAACTTCATTAAGTCCCTTTGCATATGGGTATCATTAGCAGCAGGCTTTTCATGCAGTAGTAATCAATCAACAGAACAATCAGATAAATCTATAAAAGAAGTGACAGCACAAGATATTTTAGGTAATCCGGCCTACAGGGCTATTTCGTACGAAGGGTATAGAGAGAAATCACGAGAGATTCAACCCACAGTAGCACAATTGAAAGAAGATGTGAGAATTTTACATGCGATGGGTATCCGACTCCTTCGGACCTACAACGTACAATTTGCACACGCATCCAATTTGCTCAAAGCCATCTCCGAAATCAAAGCAGAAGACCCTTCCTTTGAAATGTACCTGATGTTAGGCGCATGGATTGACTGCAAAAATGCATGGACTGGTATGGAGCCTGACCATAATATTGAAAGTGAACAAAATGAAGAAGAAATCAACCGTGCCGTAGCGCTTGTCAATCAATATCCCGATATCGTTAAAATCCTTGCCATTGGTAATGAAGCAATGGTCAAATGGGCAACTAGCTATTATGTGCAACCAGATGTCATCCTCAAGTGGGTGAAACATACCCAGGCTTTAAAAGCAGAAGGAAAACTTCCAAAAGATTTGTGGATCACGAGTTCCGATGACTTCTCCTCTTGGGGTGGTGGTGGCCCGGAATATCATATAGAAGACCTGAATGAATTGATTCGCTCCGTGGACTTTATTTCCATGCATACCTATCCTTACCATAACTCCCACTACAATCCAGATTTCTGGAGAGTTCCTGTGGAGGATTCTAAATTGACTGAAATCGAAAAAGTTGACAGAGCCATGATCCGCTCCATTGAATTTGCCAAAGCACAGTACGATTCGGTGACCAATTACATGAAAAGCATTGGCGTAAATAAGCCTGTTCACATTGGTGAAACCGGTTGGGCATCTACTTCAGATGGATTATATGGACCGGAAGGCTCTAGAGCTACCGATGAGTACAAGCAGGCTAAATTTCACCAACTGATGCGTGAATGGACCGATGCGGCAGGTATTTCCTGCTTCTATTTTGAAGGATTCAATGAACCTTGGAAAGACGCCACCAATCCAATCGGTTCAGAAAACCATTTTGGATTATTCACTGAAAAAGGAGAAGCTAAATACGCTTTATGGGATTTGGTAGATCAAGGTGTTTTTGATGGGCTTACCAGAGATGGCAATCCAATTATCAAAACCTTTGGAGGGGACAAAGAAAAAATACTTCAGACAGTGATGGCTCCGCCAGCGAAATAA
- a CDS encoding glycoside hydrolase family 17 protein gives MSFNADKVLALTGRNFEGLSKEELAALYNEVLESGMHGLCFSPYVEGQQPGDQLTEEQVRRRLEIIRPYTKWVRSFSCTEGNELIPIIAKELGMKTLVGAWLGKDDAINQAEVAGLIKLAKEGYVDIAAVGNEVLYRKDLTEDELLGFIEHVKQAIPKVPVGYVDAYYEFELKPRITNACDVILANCYPYWEGCMQEYSLVYIKDMYQRALRAGKGKKVIITETGWPSQGTPLYGAVPSDENFMRYFINMQTWSKVDNIDMHYFSSFDESWKVGAEGDVGAYWGIWTKDEELKY, from the coding sequence ATGTCATTTAATGCTGACAAAGTCCTGGCGCTGACGGGACGTAATTTTGAAGGACTATCCAAAGAAGAACTTGCAGCACTTTACAATGAAGTACTGGAGTCTGGAATGCACGGATTATGCTTTAGCCCTTATGTAGAAGGTCAACAACCGGGTGATCAACTGACGGAAGAGCAAGTTCGCCGAAGACTGGAAATCATTCGCCCTTACACGAAATGGGTGCGCTCATTTTCTTGTACGGAGGGAAATGAATTGATTCCTATCATCGCCAAAGAACTCGGGATGAAAACACTGGTGGGTGCTTGGCTGGGGAAAGATGATGCTATCAACCAAGCAGAAGTGGCCGGATTAATTAAGTTGGCTAAGGAGGGTTATGTAGATATCGCAGCTGTCGGCAATGAGGTATTGTACCGCAAAGACCTGACCGAAGATGAGTTGCTAGGCTTTATTGAGCATGTGAAACAAGCCATTCCGAAAGTGCCTGTAGGCTATGTAGATGCCTATTATGAGTTTGAACTGAAACCTCGCATTACTAACGCTTGCGATGTGATTTTGGCCAATTGCTACCCATACTGGGAAGGCTGCATGCAGGAGTACTCCTTGGTGTATATCAAAGATATGTATCAGAGAGCGCTAAGAGCTGGCAAAGGCAAAAAGGTAATCATCACCGAAACAGGATGGCCAAGCCAAGGCACTCCCCTGTATGGAGCTGTCCCTTCCGATGAAAACTTTATGAGGTACTTTATCAATATGCAAACCTGGTCCAAAGTGGACAACATAGACATGCACTACTTCTCTTCCTTTGATGAGTCGTGGAAAGTCGGTGCAGAAGGTGATGTGGGGGCCTACTGGGGCATCTGGACCAAAGACGAGGAGCTGAAGTACTGA
- a CDS encoding T9SS type A sorting domain-containing protein — MSITAEIPSRINNSDLQSIPICQTSAVAFSVSPMAIPNGVGRAASGYEWTIPAGWKYADGSTSNGSARLFTSASAFNQSFFPNCGNINESVKVRAWTDTEGRGIPHFSLPRTILINRTPALAISTPNDIKCGVPFLASVQDLPCAVSDSYIWTLPSGWTMTGTGRTRMIIPSGSTLQTISVNISLSSGCTIATSKSISPQNAGTILGPPNESVCTSGSTFSLNDAPVNSLISWTVIPSNRVISSSGNGSSAFLLPSSNPGIATLRFTVSGACNYVVTKQIYVGPIQTENIFNSAFTASAGGYPYVCPNGVYVTHISPFNSTYQYEVLVTNGYSTHYGTNPNTFVINVSNYTPSQFVDASVSIRVNNGCGWSEWETTNLYSDQFACPPGSGCNPENGDLCLLLYPNPSSEEVSISLLGVEQHEKKTGKEVIEGQLFLYDKNGVLRRSETISKKRTMNIQDLPSGIYVMHYRNGKYVTKTQLKIEK; from the coding sequence ATGTCAATAACAGCAGAAATTCCTTCTAGAATAAACAACTCTGATCTTCAATCGATACCTATTTGTCAGACTTCAGCAGTTGCATTTAGTGTATCACCTATGGCAATTCCAAATGGAGTAGGTAGAGCTGCATCTGGATATGAATGGACTATACCTGCTGGCTGGAAGTATGCTGATGGTTCAACATCCAATGGATCTGCGCGATTGTTTACATCAGCAAGCGCTTTCAATCAAAGTTTTTTTCCAAATTGTGGAAATATTAATGAGAGTGTTAAAGTTAGAGCTTGGACAGATACAGAAGGAAGAGGTATTCCACATTTTAGTCTTCCAAGAACAATTCTTATAAATAGGACACCTGCCCTAGCAATTTCAACTCCGAATGATATAAAATGTGGAGTACCTTTTTTAGCTTCTGTACAAGATTTGCCTTGTGCTGTTTCGGATAGTTATATATGGACTTTGCCGTCTGGATGGACGATGACAGGAACTGGTAGAACAAGGATGATTATACCTTCTGGTTCTACATTACAAACAATATCAGTAAATATATCCTTAAGTTCAGGATGTACAATTGCAACGTCCAAATCAATTTCACCACAAAATGCTGGAACTATTTTAGGTCCTCCAAATGAATCTGTTTGTACAAGTGGTAGTACATTTTCGTTGAATGATGCTCCAGTAAATTCTCTAATTTCATGGACTGTTATCCCATCCAATCGAGTTATTTCCTCTTCAGGGAATGGATCTTCAGCATTTTTGTTGCCAAGTTCAAATCCCGGAATTGCAACGCTGAGATTTACTGTATCCGGTGCATGTAATTATGTAGTCACAAAACAAATATATGTAGGACCTATCCAAACAGAAAATATTTTTAATTCTGCATTTACAGCTTCGGCAGGAGGGTATCCATATGTCTGTCCTAATGGAGTATATGTGACACACATTAGTCCCTTTAATTCAACATATCAATATGAAGTACTGGTGACTAATGGTTATTCCACACATTATGGTACAAATCCAAATACTTTTGTCATAAATGTATCTAATTATACTCCTTCTCAATTTGTTGATGCTTCAGTTTCAATTAGGGTAAACAATGGCTGCGGTTGGAGCGAATGGGAAACTACGAACTTATATTCGGATCAATTTGCTTGCCCTCCAGGGAGTGGCTGTAATCCAGAAAACGGTGATTTATGTCTTTTACTATATCCAAACCCATCTTCAGAAGAAGTCTCTATTTCACTTTTAGGGGTTGAACAGCATGAGAAAAAAACCGGAAAAGAAGTTATTGAAGGGCAATTATTTCTATATGATAAAAATGGTGTTCTCAGAAGATCTGAAACTATATCTAAGAAGCGAACTATGAATATTCAAGATCTTCCTTCGGGGATTTATGTTATGCATTACCGAAATGGAAAATACGTCACTAAAACTCAATTAAAAATTGAGAAATAA